The stretch of DNA AAACAGCTGCACAGAGGGAAAGGAGTGATCAGAGTGGCCAATGCACACTTCGAGGAACTCAACAAAGTAATCTGGGGTGTTAGACTGATCCTTGGAATTACCTCAGAATCAGCTGAACTATGCTTCTAAGGACGCTGGTAACACAGGAGATTGTAAATTCCATATCTACAAAACCAAATCTCTAACCTTTCATCAGTCACCTCCGGGGCCTCTTTCATCGTTTATATAACCTGTTTTTCAGAATAGAcaaacattcactcattcatttcatGTACTCTGGAGGCCTTCCTCACTGGGCTAGTTTCTCAGGTAATTTTTTGGTGCTTTCTAAAGAACAGTGGGAAGCGCCTTCCAAATTGGAACAATGGGATTTTCCTCAGGAAATTCAGGTCTACATCATGGTTGGgtggagttccagaaaaaaacGTCACAGCATTGTGAGGCAGCCGGGGGAACATGAGAGCAATTTCCCAGAACCACTGGGCACAGACTTTCTTGTAGACTCTCTGGTGAGGGAAATTCTGCGAGGGAAATCCTGCACGCACCCTTAGGCCCTCCAGGATTTATAGACATCCTACCTCCCACAGGTGTGGGTGACTGGGGAAAGCCAGGCTGCCATATACCTATCTGATCATAGTAATGTTTATTCATAGCAGTATCTAGTCCTCTGTCTGTGTGATCAACAAACACATTCTTCACTGGGTGAGAGGAAAGCAAGATGAGGACATTTTCCTCCCCGAGCTATTAGCCCATAATCACAATCCcctttaaaatatgcaattttaatagagatgcCTGCCCAGTCTAGGCTAAATAACAACTGCTTTCCAGGACAGCCTCTATACCAGGAAAGACAAGCAATCGGAATTAGAACTCTgccacattctttttcttttaaaatgcatgcCACAAATAAAAGCCCCTTTAACTCCAGCTGTGGCCTCAGCTATTAGAACAAACTTGCAAAAATGCTTAGCAATCTACCTTCCTGGTTCAACATATCAACCAGCCCACTTTCCAAAATGCAATCACAGTTAATAatgaatgagtttttaaaatcccTTCATGCCTTGCATGCACCCGGAGTGAGTTGCCATCTGCAAAGTTGGGTTAATGCCACTTTCTGTGAGTCCTCTAAGAGGAGATGTTccacaaatgatttttttttttttttttttttgccctaacAAGCTGAGTTAAGGCCAGCCGTTGACAGGAATGTGCGGCAGCTGCCTTCTGAGTACTTACATAGGATCCTGAGCCGGTGGCTGTGCCCATGTTAGTTCTCCCTTCACCTCATGTACTCCCCATCACTCCTATAATCCATAAATGATTCTGATCCTGACACCTCCTCAAAATCCTCCAGCACCAGACTGGAGGAGTCCTCACCCAGGATGCCGCTGTCTGGCCTGGACAACCTGGCCCAGGAAGGAGGTGCAGGCAAGTTGGTGGCAGCTGGAGGGGGAGAACAAGGAGGTGTTTGCTGGAGAGAGGTTGGCGTGGCCTGAGGAGGGGACGCAGCTGGCTCACAGACTTCCTCATCACCCTTCTCGGACTCTGGTCCTGGATCTGCAGCAGTGGGACCCAGGACATGGTAGAGGCTGGGAAGGCGGATGTCAAAGCGCAGCCCAAACTTAGCAAAGAGCTTGTCATTGAGAGTGTAGAGCTTCTCTGAGATGTCATAACCCAGCAGAGCCGAGAAGAGGCAGGAGATGTATCGCTCTTTGGTCAGAAGAAGATGGAGACTTTTCCGGGGCCAGGAAATGTAGCTACATGAGGTCTCAGCAGTCAGAGTGACCTGAGAGGGGTCAGAAGCAGACAGTAAAGGTTTAAACTAGAAAATTTGTCCATGCTGAGCACAGAGATCACACAGTCACTTGGAAAACAGCTGTACTTTTACTGAAGAAGCTGTGTGGGAGTACCCCTCTATGACCTTGCCTGGAGGAGGTCTAGTAGATGACTTTCACTTGTGTGCACTGATATGGGGGTGTCTAGTATCAGGAGCCCTGGGATCAGCCATTTAGTCACTCACCCATCACTTCCTGGAGCCTCAGGTTCCACACCCATTTTCTTCAGCTCCAATTCTGTGGTTCCATGGCTAATGATACTAGTGACTGCAGAAGGTTCTGagtcttatgattttgagatagagaaagaaagggccTTCTGGTGCTCTGAAGAGTGGTTGAAATGCTGACAACTATTCATTTCAAGACTGTGGAAGGATAAGGTATTGGGGTAGGGACACAAAAAGAGCTGGAAAGTTCAGTTTGAGAAAAAGCTTCTGATGAGGTATGCCAAGCTACATCATGTGGATGAAGCATGGGCCTGGGATTTGGGTCCATAAAATTGCTCTTAACTTGGCCATTTCAAGTAACCAAAAGGATCTGATGACTGAAATCAGAAAAAGGGCGCAGAGGAAGACAAACTCTAAAGGGCAGAAAATCAAAGGGCACCCCATtctccatttgtttattcatctagAAATTTCtgagcactcactatgtgccCATGATGCAAGGTTAAATTATGCTTGCATGGGAAATAAACAACAACATGTGCCTGGCATGCAGCAGATGCGTGATAAATCCTTGTCACAATAATGATGAGTGGTAAAGCTGTGGTTAAAATGGAAACATGCTTATGACAGTGCAGGAAAAGGGTGCAGAATCACACAATGTTTAATAATCTAATTGACCCTAATACTTTGGGCTGGCAGAGTTCATGATATATTTTTGTGGATGGAGACAGTggaaatgatgatgataatgatgttaGCAGTTAACATTTGTCAAGaggtgccaggcattgtgttaagTACTTTATATGAATTGTCAAATTGAAGGTAGGGTAGCTTTCTAAACGTTCTTTATTAGAGATTATATATAATCCTTTTCATTCCTGCATTGCCTACCAGATCTCCCACTaacctcctcttccttcttttctgctATACCCCTCCCCCATgtcctttattcatttcctcctCTCAACTTTTCCCTACTAATTGTTAGCACTGCAATCAGGACCTAAACTACATTATCGAGGCCAGAAGTGGTTTCATGTTTCAACTTTACCTCTATCAGTTGTATGATGTCAGATAAATTACTTATTCTCTCTTACCTCATGAGAAATAATACAATCTGTCCATGACTAATAGTTCAGCAAGTAGTTGTCACAATCTGCCATAGCCTGTACCTTAGATGTACTTATGAACAATTCCCAAACAAGAAATGAGAGTACCAAATATGAAGCAGGTGTGTTTGAGCAAGAGCTAAGCTGAATGTAAATAATGTCCTTAAAGCCAAACACAAAGACTGTGAACCTTCTTAGAAACATGCTGTTACTtcttccatcttaaaataaaacaaaattttacaaataaaaattctttttcttgacCTCACTTCCCTGACTATTACTCCACTAATTTGCTTCTCTTTTGAGCAaaactcataaagaaaaaaaaacctgtttataCTTACTGTCTCCAATTCCTCTCTTCTCACTCTCTTAAACCGATAGACTTTGTCCCCAGCAGTCCACAAAGACTGCTCCTGTTAAGGTCACCAGTGACCTCTAAGCTGCTGAGTCTGATGTTTTTTCATGGCATCCATCAATTTCCCCCTCCTCTTTGATACACCTTCTTTTCTTGGTTCCCAGGATGCCATACACTCCTGGTCCAATCTCATGATTGTTCCTTTTCAAGTTCCTTTgctgctttctccttttctctccaacTCCCTACCACTAAAGTATCCCAGGACTCCACTCTTGAACCATTCCCTCTTCCATCCACACTCACTCACTTGGTGAGCTCATCCTATCCAATGGCTTTAAATATCATCTGTATACAACcaactcccaaatttatatctcaGGCCCAGGTCTCATTCCTGAATTCCAGGCTTAAATATCCAATTGCCTATGCAGCATCTCCATCCAAATGTCCACAGATGATGCAAACCTAACATACAACACTGAACTTCCTAGTCCTCCGAAAGCAGCTATACCTGCAGCTTTCTTTATCTCAGATGACAGCAGCACCACCTGTCCAGTTCCTCAGGCCAAAAGCCTTAGAGTCTTCCTtgatcttctctttctctcacatacTATATCCAACCCTTTAGAAAATCCTTTTGGCTGTATCTAGACAATATATGCTATGGCCCTACATAATCTTGCTACCTCGTCACCTCTCCAACTTTCTCTCCTGctattccctcccctccctctctccattcCAGGTCCACTGTCCTCCTTTCTGTGAGTCAAACACCACTGGCCCCACCTCAGGACCTCTGCACTGGCTCTTTCCTCTGTCTGATACGCTTTTCCCAGATATTCACAGATCTCACCTGTCACCTCTCTCAGGTTTTTGCTCAAATGTTACCTGCTTAACAAGGATTTCCATGACcatcctatttaaaattgcaaccaTATCTCCCTTACACTACtctaggctttcttttttttaactagcAGTTATTGTCCTctaacatattatataatttactgATTCATTTTGCCTATGGCTTTTTGACTCCATTATGAGAATGTAAATTTCATGAGGGGAGGGACCGTCATCTGTTCTATTCACTGATATATTTCAAGCCCTTttaacagtgcctggtacatactaagttttcaataaatataactgaagtgaataaatgaatcaaggGAAGACAGCCAATCTTGCATATTGCAAAACAACCTAATGTcactttcctcccctcctcccccaaccgcagacgaagtcttgctctgtcacccaggctggagtacagtggtgtgatctcggctcactgcaacctccagttcctgggttcaagcaattctcctgcctcagcctcccaagtagctgggattataggcacctgccgctgtgcctggctgatttttgtatttttagtagagatggggtttcaccatgctggccaggctggttgaatgaagtaaatgagataatctatgtAAATAGGACTTAGGTTCAGTAGGATAGGatgcaaattagaaaaacagTGATGATTTCTGTGTGATCCCTCCTATGCTGTGTTCTCGGTGACTAATGAGTGTCACAGTGCGGAACACACAATGCATTCTGACTTAATTGAATTGTTGAGAGGTGTGGTGGAATGCTGATTGATTTGTGTTAAGTACAATGTGAATTATGATTTAGGCTGTCACTGTGGATTGCTCTCAGTCAACAAAGACCATGTAATTGCAAAAGGCAAGGACAGGATGAACTCTAACTTAAGATAACACTTGACATTTGCAAAGAGGAAATGGGACTTTACACAGCCAATAGCAAATGTGTGGCTCTCATTGCTCCCAAAGGAGGTgcacactaaaaatataaatgggaGGAATATGACCGCACCTACATTCCAGGCTGAGAGGCCATGTGGGGTTACAGCCCTTCCTCTTGAGCGTAACTTAGGGGAGGACACCGGGCTTACCTACCACCTGTTCCTCCATGTCAGTGTCAGAAAGAGCCCCGGTCCAGCTGGCTCAGGTCCTGACTCAGCCCTCCTAGAGGTTCTCATGTGCCTGAGAGAGTTCCTGAAGAAGGTTTCTGGGCTAGTTAGAGAGGGTGTGTAGGGGGAGGTCAGGGTAGGAACACGATGGAAGTGGATCTGCGGCTGGTGGCCCTGGCAGTGGGATCAGGACTGCCTCTCAGGCTCCATTATGATCACAGAGCCAAGTGTCAGGGTGGGGGCGGAAGCAGGCCCTGCCAGGTAGCAATGCCTGTGTGTCTCTGTTCCGGGGTTGGCTCATATGTTGGTTTGAGGGACTCTCTGATAAAAGTAGTAGGAGACACATGGAACCCAGTGTTTCCAGTTCCAGCAAACTATCCAGGCAGGGGAGTCCTTAAAGGGGTGagtgagtgtgtgcgtgtgtgtgtgcatgcatgtgcgtgtctgtgtgtgtgtgtgtgtgtgtgtgtaaactccACTCTTCAGGTGACCCTCCCATtttaataaagaacagaaatggtAGATCCAGGCACTTGGCTTTGTCACTTTCTAGCTGAAGACCCTGGGCAAATTACTTGATGTTTTTGGGCATTAGTTTCCTCAGTTGTTAAATGGGGTAATAATCATATTCAACccatagagttgttgtgagaatCAATGAGGCAATATGATATGTAGTGCCTGTCACATGCTAGCCATTCAGTAAGTGAGAGCTACAGAGAAAGTGACCAAAGCCTAAGGGATTGGCAGAGATAAGAAGAGTAGGGGCCAGGCAGCCAGGCACCTGCATTGGAGCATGTATGTGAATGCCCCATGGAGTCCTCTGGGACATCAGCTGCCCAGTGAGAAACCagttcagcaatttttttttttttttttttttttttttttgagacagagtcttgctctgtcacccaggctggagtgcagtggtgaaatctcagctcactgcaagctccgcctcctgggttcgcaccattctcacgagtagctgggactacaggcgcccgccaccacgcccagctaatttttgtatttttagtagagacggggtttcatcgtgttagccaggatggtctcaatctcctgacctcgtgatcctcccgcctcggcctcccaaagtgctgggattacaggcgtgagccactacgcccagccagcAATTCTTTACTGAACAGCTGCTGTGCTCCAGGTACTTTCCTTTAGAGTCTGGGAACAGAGAGGGAAAAGCCTAGATTTTTACTTCAAGGAGTTCACGGTGCAGAAGACAGAAAGGAGACCAGATTATTAGAACAGAGAGCAAGATGTGCACCAGTTAGCATAAGTAAAAGGACTAGAACAGGCACACAGGAGCGCTAGGCTGTGGGGTGGATGTTGGTGAGGTCATTTTGGGCAGTTTTCACAGAGGAAGTGAGGTGCCACGGTCTCATCTAGAAAGGGAAACGCATTTCAGAGGGGAAAGTAGGGGCCAAGGCATAGAGCTGCAAAACACTGTGGTGTGTTTAGGTAAGTACTAGTGGTTCAGCATGGCTAGTATGAGCAAAAAATATGAAGGAGGGAGAGCTGGGAATGTGGCTAGAGAGCACTAAAAGGTTTAAGTTACCCTGTAAGTAGTGTGGGTTTTTATCTTGTGGCACTAGGGTGTTCCAGAAGAGTTTAAGCATTCAAGTAACATGGCCTACCCAGGGGTCAGTATCTTCCTACCCTACCTCACCTATGGCTAGGAGCCCAGGAACTCTTTTCACAGAGGAAGGAAAGCCCCGGCCTGTAGCTTTACACTGGCAGTGGTGCAAAGGACAGATGTGAGAGGGGACACGTGGAGGCACGGATATTGCTGGGCTACAGTGGGACGGGGTGAGGCGGTGCTGCCACGGGGCTCCCTGTTACCTGGAACACCCCCTCCTCAGAAGGCTGTAGTGATTCCCACTCAGGAGAGTCCATGAACTGGTATGGAAAGATGTAGTGCAGAAACTgcccatcctggctcacacgaaCCCTGgcaagggaagagaagagatcatgtgggaaaaagaaaatggctcCCCAAGTCACCTATTCTGAAGGTAGGTGTAGCTGATTAACATGAATCTTCCTGTAGAAATACTTTGCCTAAAGCATGGCAAAACCCAAAGCTAGACTAGCCAGCCTAGTTACTGCATGCAAATAGTTCAGAAATGGAACCCATTGAGACTTCCTGAACcctcattttcctcctcctcctccttactGGTGGTTCTCAATCTCAGGCTGCAGAGTAGAAGCCCcagggaagcttttaaaaaagcACCTAGGCTTGGGCCTTATCCCAGAGCAATGAAACAAGAATCTCTCTAGGTAGGATCTGGATATTATTAGTATTTACATCTCCccagtgattctaatgtgtagccagGATGAAAATTACTGCTCAAGAACTCTGCTGCTGGCccggtgtagtggctcacacctgtaatcccagcactttgggaggccgaggcaggtggatcacctgaggtcaggagttcgagaccagcctggccaagatggtcaaaccccatctctactaaaagtacaaaaattagccaggcatggtggtggatgtctgcaatcccagctactcaggaggccgaggcaggagaatcacttgaactcgggggcagaggttgcagtgagccgagatcacaccactgc from Piliocolobus tephrosceles isolate RC106 chromosome 2, ASM277652v3, whole genome shotgun sequence encodes:
- the POPDC2 gene encoding popeye domain-containing protein 2 isoform X1; translation: MSTNSSRVGQLLLQASACISWKQDVEGAVYHLANCLLLLGFMGGSGVYGCFYFFGFLSAGYLCCVLWGWFSACGLDIVLWSFLLAVVCLLQLAHLVYRLREDTLAEEFDLLYKTLCLPLQVPLQTYKEIVHCCEEQVLTLATEQTYAVEGETPINRLSLLLSGRVRVSQDGQFLHYIFPYQFMDSPEWESLQPSEEGVFQVTLTAETSCSYISWPRKSLHLLLTKERYISCLFSALLGYDISEKLYTLNDKLFAKFGLRFDIRLPSLYHVLGPTAADPGPESEKGDEEVCEPAASPPQATPTSLQQTPPCSPPPAATNLPAPPSWARLSRPDSGILGEDSSSLVLEDFEEVSGSESFMDYRSDGEYMR